A region of Papaver somniferum cultivar HN1 unplaced genomic scaffold, ASM357369v1 unplaced-scaffold_160, whole genome shotgun sequence DNA encodes the following proteins:
- the LOC113337534 gene encoding dehydration-responsive element-binding protein 1A-like, with the protein MIFEDSFGCSLSSPSSSSYSTDFFSSETDCTSSSSSSSLTQLGSHKKTSGRKKFKETRHPIYRGVRARKNDKWVCEVREPNSKSRIWLGTHSSAEIAARAYDVAAIALRGKSAPLNFEDSLWLLPRAKSSSAKDIQLAASEAVRAFPFPNSKKPSSVAKKSSKSVKSTKQTVEIAEEVSATFFDEEALYYMPALIASMAEGMLLDPPQEGYYYDDDVESNVESSLWSDY; encoded by the coding sequence ATGATTTTTGAGGACTCTTTCGGGTGTTCGCTTTCATCACCTTCATCCTCATCATACAGTACAGATTTCTTTAGCTCAGAAACAGATTGtacttcatcatcatcgtcatcgtcaCTAACACAATTAGGGTCACATAAGAAAACATCAGGAAGAAAGAAGTTCAAGGAAACTAGACATCCAATTTACAGAGGAGTAAGAGCAAGGAAAAATGATAAATGGGTTTGTGAAGTTAGAGAACCCAACAGTAAATCAAGAATTTGGCTTGGTACACATTCTAGTGCTGAAATTGCAGCTAGAGCTTATGATGTTGCTGCAATAGCTCTGCGAGGAAAATCGGCTCCGTTAAATTTCGAAGATTCATTGTGGTTGTTACCTCGCGCTAAGTCATCATCTGCTAAAGATATTCAATTGGCTGCTTCCGAAGCCGTCCGGGCATTTCCATTCCCTAATTCTAAGAAACCTTCTTCCGTtgcaaaaaaatcatctaaaTCCGTTAAATCAACCAAACAGACGGTTGAAATAGCCGAAGAAGTTTCAGCAACGTTTTTCGACGAAGAAGCGTTGTATTACATGCCAGCCCTGATTGCCAGCATGGCGGAAGGGATGTTACTTGATCCACCACAAGAGGGTTACTATTACGACGACGACGTGGAGAGCAACGTGGAGAGCAGTTTATGGAGCGACTACTAA
- the LOC113337575 gene encoding dehydration-responsive element-binding protein 1D-like, producing MNFDDSYECSLSSPSSSSYSTDIFSSESEYTSSSSTSSSSLLKLASHKKTSGRKIFKETRHPIYRGVRARKNNKWVCEVRELNSKSRIWLGTHSSAEIAARAHDVAAIALRGESTPLNFEDSLWLLPRAKSSSAKDIQLAAAEAVRAFTFPNSKKPSSVAKKSFKSITSKLSKQKVEIAEEVSATFFDEEALYYMPALIASMAEGMLLAPPQEGYYYDDDVESNVDSSLWSDY from the coding sequence ATGAATTTTGATGACTCTTACGAGTGTTCCCTTTCATcgccttcatcttcatcttaCAGTACAGATATATTTAGCTCAGAATCAGAGTATACCTCATCATCGTCGACTTCGTCGTCTTCACTACTGAAATTAGCGTCACATAAGAAAACATcaggaagaaaaatatttaaagAAACTAGACATCCAATTTACAGAGGAGTAAgagcaaggaaaaataataaatggGTCTGCGAAGTTAGAGAACTAAATAGCAAATCAAGAATTTGGCTTGGAACCCATTCTAGCGCTGAAATTGCTGCCAGAGCTCATGATGTTGCCGCAATAGCTCTGCGAGGAGAATCAACTCCGTTAAATTTCGAAGATTCATTGTGGTTGTTACCTCGTGCTAAGTCATCATCTGCTAAAGATATTCAATTGGCTGCTGCCGAAGCCGTTCGTGCATTTACATTCCCTAATTCTAAGAAACCTTCTTCCGTTGcaaaaaaatcatttaaatcCATTACATCTAAATTATCCAAACAGAAAGTTGAAATAGCCGAAGAAGTTTCAGCGACGTTTTTCGATGAAGAAGCGTTGTATTACATGCCAGCTCTGATTGCCAGCATGGCGGAAGGGATGTTGCTTGCTCCACCACAAGAGGGTTACTATTACGACGACGACGTGGAGAGCAACGTGGACAGCAGTTTGTGGAGTGACTACTAA